In a single window of the Azospirillum thiophilum genome:
- a CDS encoding invasion associated locus B family protein produces the protein MNILKGAGLVGLLVIAGSTAFAQGKPGAEDAASAPLWSRQCVKDADREVCYVEQYAVAMPANTILLNIRLGYFGPENRPRMIVTVPIGVLLGPGLGMSVDAGKPVTLPFESCQPGGCRAVVDMDQPTLDQIRRGARMTMRFVGADRNALDIPVSLKGVDAALKQLRK, from the coding sequence ATGAACATCCTGAAGGGCGCCGGACTTGTCGGCTTGCTGGTCATCGCCGGAAGCACCGCCTTTGCGCAGGGGAAGCCGGGGGCGGAGGACGCCGCCTCTGCCCCCTTGTGGAGCAGGCAATGCGTGAAGGATGCTGACCGGGAGGTCTGCTATGTCGAGCAGTACGCCGTGGCGATGCCGGCGAACACCATCCTGCTGAACATCCGGCTCGGCTATTTCGGACCGGAGAACCGCCCCCGGATGATCGTGACGGTGCCGATCGGCGTGCTGTTGGGGCCGGGCCTGGGGATGTCGGTCGACGCCGGCAAGCCGGTCACGCTGCCGTTCGAGAGCTGCCAGCCCGGCGGCTGCCGGGCGGTGGTGGACATGGACCAGCCGACGCTGGATCAGATCCGGCGCGGCGCCCGGATGACCATGCGCTTCGTCGGTGCCGACCGGAACGCCCTGGACATCCCCGTATCGCTGAAGGGGGTGGATGCCGCCCTGAAGCAGCTGAGGAAATAG